One stretch of Chiroxiphia lanceolata isolate bChiLan1 chromosome 1, bChiLan1.pri, whole genome shotgun sequence DNA includes these proteins:
- the MC2R gene encoding adrenocorticotropic hormone receptor: protein MSTERPFNLNKHPGQTSIPSFENISDFSLNVTDCIQIVVPEEVFFTVAAAGILENLLILIAVVKNKNLHLPMYFFICSLAISDMLGSLYKTLENIFIILCKMGYLTRHGDFEKKLDDAMDSMFILSLLGSIFSLLAIAADRYITIFYALRYHNIMTLRRALVILAIIWTFCAGSSIAIALFSYEAATVIPFTILFPLMMFFILCLYVHMFLLARSHAKMIASLPTSTVHQRTNMKGAITLTIFLGVFLCCWAPFVLHILLARFCPHNPYCACYMSIFHVNGTLIMCNAIIDPMIFAFRSPELRSTFKKMFYCSRSNWNWNW from the coding sequence ATGAGCACCGAGAGGCCTTTCAACTTAAACAAACACCCAGGGCAGACAAGCAttccttcctttgaaaatataagTGATTTTTCCTTAAATGTCACTGACTGCATCCAGATTGTGGTGCCAGAGGaagtttttttcactgttgctgctgctgggataCTGGAAAATCTGCTTATCCTTATTGCTGTtgttaaaaataagaacttGCATTTGCCCATGTACTTCTTCATTTGCAGTTTAGCCATTTCAGACATGTTAGGTAGTTTGTACAAAACTCTGGAGAACATCTTTATCATCTTGTGCAAAATGGGATACCTGACACGTCATGGGGACTTTGAGAAAAAACTGGATGATGCCATGGATTCCATGTTCATTCTGTCTTTACTGGGATCTATTTTCAGCTTGTTGGCTATTGCAGCAGATCGATACATCACTATCTTCTATGCTTTGCGGTACCATAACATCATGACACTGAGAAGGGCCTTGGTTATCTTGGCAATCATTTGGACGTTCTGTGCTGGCAGTAGCATTGCCATTGCTCTCTTCTCCTATGAAGCTGCAACAGTCATTCCCTTCACTATCCTGTTCCCTCTAATGATGTTTTTTATACTGTGCCTCTACGTCCATATGTTCCTCCTGGCTCGATCTCATGCTAAAATGATTGCCTCACTGCCCACCAGCACAGTCCACCAGAGAACTAACATGAAAGGAGCAATTACATTGACTATTTTTCTTGgagttttcctttgctgttggGCCCCCTTTGTTCTTCACATTCTCTTAGCAAGGTTTTGCCCACATAACCCTTACTGTGCTTGCTACATGTCCATTTTCCATGTGAATGGAACACTCATAATGTGCAATGCGATCATTGATCCTATGATTTTTGCATTCCGAAGCCCAGAATTGAGGAGTACATTTAAGAAGATGTTCTACTGTTCCAGGTCAAACTGGAACTGGAACTGGTAA